One region of Lampris incognitus isolate fLamInc1 chromosome 4, fLamInc1.hap2, whole genome shotgun sequence genomic DNA includes:
- the smyd2a gene encoding N-lysine methyltransferase SMYD2-A produces the protein MKNEGIEGTERFLSPDKGRGLRAVKHFAVGELVFACPAYSYVLTVNERGAHCENCFTRKDGLSKCGKCKQAFYCNIDCQKGDWPMHKLECSAMCAYGENWCPSETVRLVARIIMRQRVTTERTPSERLLLLTEFESHLDKLDSEKEEMNQGDIAALHHFYSKHIIDLPDDQTLTELFAQVNCNGFTIEDEELSHLGSAVFPDVALMNHSCSPNVIVTYKGTVAEVRAVQEINPGEEIFNSYIDLLYPTEDRNERLVDSYFFTCQCKECTTKSKDKAKMAIRKKLSSPPEPEEIRSMVHYAKNVIEEFRRAKHYKTPSELLEICELSQEKMGTIFADTNVYMLHMMYQAMGVCLYMQDWDGAMRYGEKIIQPYSVHYPAYSLNVASMYLKLGRLYLGLERKTQGVKALKKALAIMEIAHGKDHHYVEEVKREIEEQK, from the exons atgaaaaacGAAGGTATAGAAGGGACTGAGAGGTTCCTTAGCCCCGataaagggagagggcttcgcGCTGTCAAGCACTTTGCTGTGGGAGAACTGGTGTTCGCCTGCCCTGCCTACTCCTACGTGTTGACAGTGAACGAGAGAGGAGCACACTGTGAAAATTGCTTCACCAG AAAAGATGGTCTTTCTAAGTGTGGCAAATGTAAGCAGGCCTTCTACTGCAATATCGACTGTCAG AAAGGTGACTGGCCCATGCACAAGTTGGAATGTTCAGCGATGTGTGCCTATGGGGAAAACTGGTGTCCATCAGAGACCGTCAGACTGGTGGCAAGAATCATTATGAGACAA AGAGTCACAACAGAGCGCACCCCTTCAGAAAGACTGCTGCTGCTCACAGAGTTTGAATCAC ACCTGGATAAGTTGGACAGTGAGAAAGAAGAGATGAATCAAGGAGACATAGCGGCACTGCATCATTTCTATTCCAAACACATCATAGACCTCCCCGATGACCAAACTCTCACTGAGCTCTTTGCACAG GTCAACTGCAATGGCTTTACCATAGAGGATGAGGAACTCTCCCATCTGGGATCAGCTGTTTTTCCAGA CGTAGCATTGATGAACCACAGCTGTAGTCCCAATGTCATAGTCACCTATAAAGGCACAGTGGCCGAGGTCAGGGCTGTACAAGAAATAAACCctggagaagag ATCTTTAACAGCTACATAGACCTGCTTTACCCAACAGAGGACAGGAACGAGAGGTTGGTAGACTCCTACTTCTTCACCTGCCAGTGTAAGGAATGCACTACCAAATCAAAG GACAAGGCTAAGATGGCAATTAGGAAGAAGCTTAGTTCACCACCCGAGCCAGAGGAAATCAGATCCATGGTCCATTATGCCAAGAATGTCATTGAGGAGTTCAGGAGAGCCAAGCACTACAAGA CCCCCAGCGAGCTGCTGGAGATCTGTGAACTGAGCCAGGAGAAGATGGGAACTATTTTTGCTGATACCAACGTCTACATGCTGCACATGATGTATCAGGCCATGGGTGTCTGCCTATACATGCAGGATTGGGATGGAGCAATGCGTTATGGAGAGAAAATCATTCAGCCATACAG CGTACACTACCCAGCGTACTCTCTGAATGTGGCATCCATGTATCTGAAACTGGGACGACTGTACTTAGGGCTGGAGAGGAAGACACAGGGTGTAAAGGCTCTGAAGAAG GCACTGGCCATCATGGAGATTGCCCATGGGAAGGATCACCATTATGTTGAGGAGGTCAAACGGGAGATTGAGGAGCAAAAGTAA